The Streptomyces sp. NBC_01463 DNA window TGACATCAGTGTGGGACGGCCCGCCGCCCTCGCGGGCGGCGGGCCGTCGATGCGGGCCAGTCTGAGGTCAGCCAGCTTGTGCGGAGCCGAGATGAAGAGTGTCACCGAGGCTGACGACTTGGCGGTTGTGGAAGAAGTCGTCTTCGCGGAGCGTGGTGATGCTCCCGGAGGGGGCCCGGAAACTGGCATAGCCGGCCGACTCGATCGGCATCTTGATCCAGGACGCCACGACGAACGTCAGGGAGCCTCCGTGCGTCACGATGATCTGATGTTCGCAAGGGTTCTGCAGGATCTCGTCGGTTGCTGCGTAGACGCGTTGCGCCCACGCAGCCTTGGTCTCGGAACCCTGCACGCCCTCGTCGTGGTCCATTCGCTCCCCGACAGCCGGCGGGGGGACGAAGCGCCGGTCCAGCCACTCCTGCGGTTTTCCCCCCGCCTCACCATAGGACTTCTCCCGCAGCCTGCGGTCCACAATCGGCTTCACTCCGAACAGTTCGGCCACCTCCTCGGCCGTCCGCAGAGTGCGCTGCAGATCCGAGGAGAACAGCTCCACTTCGGCGCCGTCCGGGACCTGGGCCCGCAACGCCTGCGCGATGGAGACGGCCGCACGGACGCCAGCGGGCGTCAACTTCGAGTCATGCCATCCGCCAACGACTCCCTCGACGTGGTGCGTCGCCTCCGGATGGGTGACGACGTAAAGAGTGCGCATCAGTTGCCCTCCTGTAGATAACGTTATTCATCTCGGCACGGTGATCACGCCGGATCGCCTCTTACAGTTCGACCTTGGACATCTGCGGCATGACCGGGGCCTTTCACCAGGAGCACCCCGATGCTGCCCTGGCAAGTACCTCAGCGCTGCCGAGACTCGTGAATAAAGCCGATCAGGCGGTCGTGACCCACGGGCAACGCGATGGAGCGCAGCGAAAACGACCCCGCGGCCAATACGGCCGCCGCAGCGACGTGCCGGTCCGGGTGGCCCAGATCCCTCACCAAGTCCACATCCCTCAAGCCCTTTCTCAGTGCGCTTCGGTACGGCTACGGCATCATCGCGTATGCGTACGACCACGCCACGCCCCGCGCGGCGTCCCCCGGCAGGTTTCACCACGCTTCAGGACGACGCCGCCACGGCCCCACCCACACCGGTCGCGCTCACCGTCTGGGCTCCTGGCGGATTCCGGCATGCGCAGGCCAACTACAGCGATCTGACCGGCCAACTATCGCGCTCAGCGGCCAGGTATACCGTTCAGAGTTGACGCGGTTCCGAAGCCGCCCTCGCCATCCGATGCCACTGCCGTACGGGCGAGGCCAACCTTCCGTACGCGCTCGGCCGGATCGGTGTACCGAAGACCGAGGGCCGCGGGTGGAAAGCGCTCGGCCCAGCAGCGCCTGCCACAATGTCAGCGGAGTTCCTCCCTACCGGCGAGGCGCCTGCTGCCTCTCCGCCAACCATCAGTGAGGCACCAGACCTCGCGGTGTCTGCGACATATCAGGATCAGATCAGGTCACCGAAGTACACCGGAGTGTTTGCGGCCTGACCCGTGCCAAGGCCGGCAAGCGGGGCCTGTAGCCCCAGTGGAAGCAGGACCAGCTGGCTCAGCGTAGCCAGGGGCTGCCAGACAATGGCCGTTTGCGTGCTATCCGGGGCAGTCGCCGGCAAGGCGGCTCCGGGCTCCAGTTGGGCCTTGAAGTACAGCTGGAGCTGCTGCAATTGCGTGCGGTGGTACGGATTGCCGGGGTGCCGCTCCGGTAGGTACTCACGGACCCAGAGCAGT harbors:
- a CDS encoding histidine phosphatase family protein; translation: MRTLYVVTHPEATHHVEGVVGGWHDSKLTPAGVRAAVSIAQALRAQVPDGAEVELFSSDLQRTLRTAEEVAELFGVKPIVDRRLREKSYGEAGGKPQEWLDRRFVPPPAVGERMDHDEGVQGSETKAAWAQRVYAATDEILQNPCEHQIIVTHGGSLTFVVASWIKMPIESAGYASFRAPSGSITTLREDDFFHNRQVVSLGDTLHLGSAQAG
- a CDS encoding NUDIX domain-containing protein; amino-acid sequence: MNDHPLSNSRAAPPARDADLRVSARAVVLDQASRVLLIRHCDKGQEFHVLPGGRVDPGETAAEAAGREVLEETGLQVTIGELLWVREYLPERHPGNPYHRTQLQQLQLYFKAQLEPGAALPATAPDSTQTAIVWQPLATLSQLVLLPLGLQAPLAGLGTGQAANTPVYFGDLI